Proteins from a single region of Corylus avellana chromosome ca11, CavTom2PMs-1.0:
- the LOC132165493 gene encoding wall-associated receptor kinase-like 15, with protein MEHPLSFILFNLFLLIILFTPQFTIAQGPACQSTCGTLQVKYPFGTGDGCGSPRFQPYVTCKPGGEQLLLTTHTGSYPITSISYTTSTLTISPYDMSTCLSMHRCSSILGLDWASPFQLGPSTFILISCTPPTSSLTLCDPSYSHLCASLYTCPAVVSAGLPLFPPTNTCCVYSPANLNGKGELDLRALKCDGYASVVSMGEYPTDPSQWEYGVALKYVNGVLDNNIIDTKCNTCEMSGGMCGYAPQAGDSFVCVCKGGYNTTMDCYSSTQNQGVFWSAASSPTGEIWFRLLAGLILWLLT; from the exons ATGGAACATCCTCTATCTTTCATCCTCTTCAACCTTTTCCTCCTCATCATCCTCTTCACACCCCAGTTCACCATAGCCCAAGGCCCTGCATGCCAAAGCACCTGCGGTACCCTACAAGTCAAGTACCCTTTCGGCACCGGCGATGGATGCGGCTCGCCACGGTTCCAGCCCTACGTGACGTGCAAACCCGGCGGAGAACAGCTCCTCCTCACCACCCACACAGGCTCATACCCCATCACCTCCATATCCTACACCACTTCCACCCTAACCATCTCCCCCTATGACATGTCAACCTGCTTATCCATGCACCGGTGCTCCTCCATCCTGGGCCTTGACTGGGCCAGTCCATTCCAGCTCGGCCCATCAACTTTCATCCTCATTTCATGCACACCCCCAACATCGTCCCTCACCCTATGTGACCCTTCTTACTCTCACCTCTGCGCTTCACTCTACACCTGCCCCGCCGTCGTCTCGGCCGGCCTGCCACTGTTTCCGCCGACGAACACGTGCTGTGTGTACTCTCCGGCAAACCTTAACGGCAAGGGGGAATTGGATTTGAGGGCTCTAAAGTGCGACGGGTACGCGTCAGTCGTGTCGATGGGGGAGTACCCTACTGATCCGTCGCAATGGGAGTATGGGGTGGCCTTGAAGTATGTCAATGGGGTTTTGGATAACAACATCATTGACACCAAGTGTAACACTTGCGAGATGAGCGGCGGCATGTGCGGGTACGCGCCGCAGGCCGGGGATTCGTTTGTCTGCGTTTGCAAGGGTGGATACAATACAACCATGGATTGCTATAGTAGCACTCAGAATCAGGGGGTCTTTTGGAGCGCTGCTTCTTCGCCAACAG GGGAAATTTGGTTTAGATTGTTGGCAGGCCTGATTTTGTGGTTACTTACTTGA
- the LOC132165484 gene encoding pentatricopeptide repeat-containing protein At4g39952, mitochondrial yields MLGLKLTHLLKRFPSSLPFSTNSTSNYLNGHFNCYLSNQTSTLQSLLHSHALIITSGNSNNLFLASKLVSLYATLNEPTSSTKVFHSVCPKDTFLWNSVIKSHFSNGNYSVALDFYLQMRASDTPLDQFTIPMVVSTCAELLLLDHGKNIHGSALKLGIFAGNSAVGSSFVYMYAKCGRMEDASFMFDEICVRDVVGWTALVIGYVHNGESEKGLERLCEMHRTGGDGERPTFRTLEGGFEACGNLGGIVEGRCLHGLMVKTGIGCAPVVQSSLLSMYSKCGTPEEAYLSFCEVTDKDLLSWTSLVGVYSRFGFMTECLSLLWEMLESGIHPDGIVISSVLLGFGNSTSISEGKAFHGLIIRRHYVLDLTVYNALLSMYCKFGLLTLAEKLFGRVPEPNKESWNTMVFYYGKIGQEAKCIELFTEMLRLGIEPDSNSLVSVASACSQLGATYLGLSLHCYIIKCSMDESILVTNSLIDMYGKSGNLNIAWKIFCGTQKEIISWNALISSYTHSGHYAEAIALFDKMISEKLKPNSETLVTVLLTCSHLGSLEKGERIHHYIKESGIEFNICLATALVDMYAKCGKLEQARKLFDTMKERDIISWNVMISGYGMHGHAKSAIEIFQQMEKSNVKPNGLTFLALLSACAHGGLTEEGKCLFNRMQEYSIEPNLKHYACMVDLLGRSGNLQEAETLVLSMPFSPDGGVWGTLLSACKTHNDIETGVRVAKCAIESDPKNDGYYIMMSNMYSSVGRWEEAERVREMMNERNVVKRVGWSTL; encoded by the coding sequence ATGCTCGGTCTAAAACTCACCCACCTCCTCAAACGCTTTCCCTCCTCTCTTCCATTCTCTACAAATTCAACTTCCAACTACCTTAACGGTCACTTCAACTGCTACCTCTCTAACCAGACCTCAACCCTCCAATCTCTCCTCCACTCCCATGCTCTCATCATCACAAGTGGCAATTCGAACAACCTCTTCCTAGCGTCGAAGCTCGTCTCTCTCTATGCCACTCTCAACGAACCCACTTCTTCCACCAAAGTGTTTCATTCGGTGTGTCCCAAAGACACTTTTCTTTGGAACTCCGTAATCAAATCCCACTTCTCTAATGGCAATTACTCGGTAGCCCTTGATTTTTATCTCCAAATGCGAGCATCTGATACCCCACTTGACCAATTTACCATTCCGATGGTTGTTTCTACGTGCGCCGAGTTGTTGTTGCTAGACCATGGCAAGAACATTCATGGGTCGGCTTTGAAACTCGGGATCTTCGCTGGGAATTCCGCTGTTGGATCTTCGTTTGTGTATATGTATGCCAAGTGTGGTCGGATGGAGGATGCGTCTTtcatgtttgatgaaatttgtgTTAGAGATGTGGTTGGTTGGACTGCGCTTGTGATTGGGTATGTGCACAACGGTGAGAGTGAGAAGGGTTTGGAGCGTCTTTGTGAGATGCATAGGACGGGTGGAGATGGGGAGAGACCGACTTTTAGAACATTGGAAGGTGGGTTTGAAGCTTGTGGGAATCTCGGTGGTATAGTAGAAGGTAGATGCTTACACGGTTTAATGGTAAAAACCGGAATTGGGTGCGCACCGGTTGTTCAATCTTCACTTTTGTCCATGTATTCCAAGTGTGGGACCCCTGAAGAAGCGTACCTTTCCTTTTGTGAAGTAACAGATAAAGATCTTCTCTCGTGGACATCGCTTGTTGGTGTTTATTCGAGATTTGGATTTATGACTGAGTGCTTAAGTTTGTTGTGGGAAATGCTGGAGAGTGGAATACACCCAGATGGAATTGTGATTAGTTCTGTGCTTTTGGGTTTTGGTAATTCCACGAGTATCTCTGAAGGAAAAGCCTTTCATGGATTAATTATAAGGCGACATTATGTATTGGATCTGACAGTTTATAACGCATTATTGTCCATGTATTGCAAGTTTGGACTATTAACTCTTGCAGAGAAGCTCTTTGGTAGAGTACCTGAACCGAACAAAGAGTCTTGGAACACTATGGTTTTTTACTATGGTAAGATAGGACAGGAAGCAAAGTGTATAGAATTGTTTACGGAGATGCTACGTCTTGGCATTGAACCTGATTCAAACAGCTTGGTCTCTGTGGCTTCTGCATGTTCCCAACTGGGAGCAACTTATCTTGGCCTTTCACTTCATTGCTACATAATTAAATGTTCAATGGATGAAAGCATCTTGGTAACCAATTCACTTATAGACATGTATGGAAAAAGTGGCAATTTGAATATTGcatggaaaatattttgtggGACACAGAAGGAAATTATCTCATGGAACGCATTGATCTCATCTTATACTCATAGTGGGCATTATGCTGAGGCCATAGCGCTATTTGATAAAATGATTTCagaaaaattgaagcccaaCTCAGAAACATTGGTAACAGTGCTTTTGACTTGTTCTCATCTTGGATCTCTGGAGAAAGGAGAAAGGATTCACCATTATATTAAGGAGAGTGGGATTGAGTTTAATATATGTCTTGCTACTGCATTGGTTGATATGTATGCGAAATGTGGGAAGCTTGAACAAGCTAGAAAATTGTTCGACACAATGAAAGAGAGGGATATTATATCTTGGAATGTGATGATCTCAGGTTATGGAATGCATGGACATGCAAAATCTGCCATAGAGATATTTCAACAGATGGAGAAATCAAACGTTAAACCAAATGGACTTACCTTCCTTGCTCTTCTCTCAGCTTGTGCTCATGGAGGACTTACTGAAGAAGGGAAGTGTCTATTTAATAGAATGCAAGAGTATTCCATTGAACCCAACTTGAAGCATTATGCTTGTATGGTAGATCTTCTAGGGAGGTCAGGTAATCTGCAAGAAGCTGAAACATTGGTTCTGTCAATGCCGTTCTCTCCTGATGGTGGGGTGTGGGGAACTTTGTTAAGTGCTTGTAAAACTCACAATGACATTGAGACGGGAGTAAGGGTTGCCAAGTGTGCTATTGAGTCTGACCCAAAGAATGACGGGTACTATATAATGATGTCCAACATGTATAGTTCCGTTGGGAGGTGGGAAGAGGCAGAAAGGGTGAGAGAAATGATGAATGAAAGGAATGTGGTGAAGAGAGTTGGTTGGAGTACACTCTAA
- the LOC132165491 gene encoding uncharacterized protein LOC132165491: MPKCFSFTATRDWLHRQSFSKAGLRSTTTDLGDGTVMHCWVPKAYSHSKPNLVLIHGVGANAMWQWADFISPLIPHFNVYVPDLVFYGDSYTVRPERSEAFQARCLMGLLEAQGVVKTVNLAGISYGGFVAYSMAAQFRERVERVVLCCAGVCMEEKDMDEGLFTVKSVDEAVSILLPRTPEKMRQLMRLTFFKVNYKGVPSCFLNDFIHMMCTEYHQEKKDLIEALHKDRKLSDLPKINQPALLIWGEQDRVFPLELAYRLERHVGENAQLVIMKNAGHAINIEKPKEMVKHIKSFLIHPLPSTTKQVNHSNGSNGCKVD; the protein is encoded by the exons ATGCCGAAGTGCTTCAGCTTCACGGCCACGAGGGATTGGTTGCACCGGCAGTCCTTCTCCAAGGCGGGTCTCAGGTCCACCACCACGGACCTCGGTGACGGCACCGTCATGCACTGCTGGGTCCCCAAGGCGTACAGCCACTCCAAGCCCAATCTCGTCCTCATCCACGGCGTCGGAGCCAACGCAATGTGGCAGTGGGCCGACTTCATCTCCCCTCTGATTCCACACTTCAACGTCTACGTGCCGGACCTGGTCTTCTACGGGGACTCCTACACGGTCCGGCCCGAGCGGTCCGAGGCCTTCCAGGCACGGTGCTTGATGGGCCTGTTGGAGGCCCAGGGGGTGGTGAAGACCGTGAACTTGGCGGGGATCAGCTACGGCGGATTCGTGGCGTACAGCATGGCGGCGCAATTTAGGGAGCGCGTGGAGCGGGTGGTGCTTTGCTGCGCTGGGGTGTGCATGGAGGAGAAGGATATGGATGAGGGGCTTTTCACGGTGAAGAGTGTGGATGAGGCCGTTAGCATTCTGTTGCCGCGGACACCGGAGAAGATGAGGCAGCTCATGCGCCTGACGTTCTTCAAGGTCAACTACAAGGGCGTCCCCTCTTGCTTTCTTAACGATTTCATCCAT ATGATGTGTACAGAATACCACCAAGAGAAGAAAGATCTGATTGAAGCATTGCACAAGGATAGAAAATTGTCTGATCTTCCCAAGATAAACCAG CCTGCACTACTAATCTGGGGAGAACAAGACCGGGTATTCCCTCTGGAATTGGCGTACAGATTAGAAAG GCATGTGGGTGAGAATGCACAACTAGTAATCATGAAGAATGCAGGACATGCAATCAACATTGAGAAACCCAAAGAGATGGTGAAGCATATCAAGTCCTTCCTCATTCATCCACTTCCTTCGACTACTAAGCAAGTGAACCACAGCAATGGCAGCAATGGCTGCAAGGTGGACTGA